The following proteins are co-located in the Shouchella hunanensis genome:
- a CDS encoding ring-opening amidohydrolase codes for MKEIQPTAKKEVTGMNYDMIRCDMRHPGDVTALEALLDTNQVNAKEIKAIIAQTEGDGYARGYATLAFQQLLSERLDISKEEVFASIPMMMIGKTGGLMTPHFTLFLKKESEQVGDGTKRFSFGVQSTRPLRKEEIGTLAQVDLVCEAVKAAIKEANIEQLEDVKCVEIKCPWGEGGSLSKAAAALGSAVALGEVDRSKLTEASVNRDHSLYSTKTSVSAGQEQVAARVIVMGNSVTSVSELKIGAGVMDDALDLVGLQQAFEDVGLKADGFLTKAQQEKVIQVFVNAGADALPDIRGQRHTMHTDALSMHAGILAKAVANAVVGSYVGETRILCSAGSEHQGPQGANLIAPIVRIVGGVA; via the coding sequence ATGAAAGAAATTCAACCAACAGCTAAAAAAGAGGTGACTGGAATGAACTACGATATGATTCGATGTGATATGAGACATCCAGGAGATGTGACGGCTTTAGAAGCGTTACTTGATACAAATCAGGTAAATGCAAAAGAGATTAAAGCGATCATAGCTCAAACCGAGGGAGATGGCTACGCACGAGGCTATGCAACCCTTGCTTTCCAACAATTATTATCAGAACGTTTAGACATTAGCAAGGAAGAGGTATTTGCTTCCATTCCTATGATGATGATTGGAAAGACAGGGGGGTTAATGACGCCGCATTTTACCCTTTTCTTAAAGAAAGAAAGTGAACAAGTAGGTGACGGCACGAAGCGATTTAGCTTTGGCGTCCAATCAACACGACCACTACGTAAAGAAGAAATTGGAACATTAGCCCAAGTGGATCTTGTATGTGAAGCAGTAAAAGCGGCTATAAAAGAAGCGAATATTGAACAGCTAGAAGACGTTAAATGTGTTGAAATTAAATGCCCCTGGGGCGAAGGTGGAAGCTTATCAAAGGCTGCTGCAGCATTAGGTTCTGCCGTCGCACTAGGTGAGGTTGACCGTTCCAAATTAACAGAAGCAAGTGTAAACAGGGATCATTCACTTTATTCAACAAAAACAAGTGTCTCTGCAGGACAAGAGCAAGTCGCGGCAAGAGTGATTGTCATGGGGAATTCAGTCACTTCTGTAAGTGAGCTAAAGATTGGTGCCGGTGTGATGGATGATGCACTTGATTTAGTCGGCTTGCAACAGGCATTTGAAGATGTTGGATTAAAAGCAGACGGGTTTCTTACAAAAGCACAGCAAGAAAAAGTGATACAGGTCTTTGTGAATGCTGGAGCAGATGCGCTTCCAGATATTCGTGGTCAACGCCATACCATGCATACCGATGCATTAAGCATGCATGCCGGAATTTTAGCAAAAGCCGTTGCCAATGCGGTTGTCGGCAGCTATGTAGGCGAAACGAGAATTCTTTGTTCAGCAGGATCAGAGCACCAAGGTCCTCAAGGCGCTAATCTCATTGCCCCCATTGTTCGAATTGTAGGAGGTGTAGCATGA
- a CDS encoding fumarylacetoacetate hydrolase family protein produces MKLVSYKTNEEEQGAIELDGKLIPLLALNDHFQFHYETTVFSLLEKGQYESLKNWYVHEGKEALANSSLPFLEEWTPAPLYRHPRKIWGIGMNYRKGVEDQFASNTVAPVSFMKPDTSLIGSGDIIQIPPLSKNTTAEAELALVIGKTCKEVSEADALDYVAGVAAALDMTEADIHAENLRYLTRAKSFNTFFSFGSELVSLDEYPCLDDIHVTTLQDGEEQHTNRIGAMRYSLAYIVSFHSEVMTLLPGDILLTGTPGAVVLRDGVVVSCRISGFSKELENKAASKGILS; encoded by the coding sequence ATGAAACTTGTATCCTATAAAACGAATGAAGAAGAGCAAGGAGCGATTGAGCTTGATGGGAAACTAATTCCGCTCCTTGCCTTGAACGACCACTTTCAATTTCATTACGAAACAACGGTTTTTTCCTTACTGGAAAAAGGACAGTATGAGTCTCTGAAAAACTGGTATGTACATGAGGGAAAAGAAGCGCTAGCAAATTCTTCTTTGCCTTTTCTAGAAGAATGGACACCTGCCCCCCTCTATAGACATCCACGAAAAATATGGGGAATTGGTATGAACTACAGGAAAGGTGTTGAGGATCAATTTGCTTCAAATACGGTTGCTCCTGTTAGCTTTATGAAACCAGACACTAGTTTAATAGGGTCGGGAGATATTATTCAAATACCTCCTTTATCTAAAAATACGACGGCAGAAGCAGAACTGGCACTCGTCATAGGAAAAACGTGCAAGGAAGTGTCAGAAGCTGATGCACTTGACTATGTAGCTGGGGTTGCAGCCGCCCTTGACATGACTGAAGCAGACATCCACGCCGAAAACTTACGCTATCTGACACGAGCAAAAAGCTTTAACACGTTCTTTAGCTTCGGTTCAGAACTTGTTAGTTTAGATGAATATCCATGTTTAGATGATATTCACGTTACGACACTACAGGACGGGGAGGAGCAGCATACCAATCGGATAGGAGCCATGCGGTATAGCCTAGCCTATATTGTTTCTTTTCATTCAGAAGTGATGACCCTTTTGCCAGGTGATATCCTACTAACTGGTACACCTGGAGCGGTCGTCTTGCGGGATGGCGTTGTAGTGTCTTGTCGTATTAGTGGGTTCAGTAAGGAGTTAGAAAACAAGGCTGCGAGCAAAGGGATACTTTCTTAA
- a CDS encoding PucR family transcriptional regulator, which yields MSTFHKRGLTIERLLELEPLHGAQLITGEQNKRNRISRINIMGSPDIDQFVRPEEFVMTTGYLFKDNTIHLKKLIDALHDRGVTGMGIKVERFIDVIPEDLLSRARELSFPVIEIRPQTIFSDVVRVAMEEVFYQESEHLVTLYHRVQVFMDQLNRDHSLLDLLAGIEQMIGNPIVVLDFEEQLTAPLFEQVLEPKECLHLNHTLEAKAGIGKTTITIRDESFQCYCVPLVSEGLIHFVPYIACIETNVDLTEVDCMTLDKVSSMLSIELTNQTARKRIEQKYLNQFVKELVVGDIVSDYDIDLRAHSFDLDLKDKWFQTVILDLEGGVFSDVTAFQLFLKKMTMQSHGQVVGTSLDKAFVMLLCVKQKASIPNMLQIIETAVNRIVKKDGQRPLYQLYGGRAVQDIAHIKQSFNEAYHVKTIAKHNQLTAPVVNYDDLHVYQLLYHLPQTPEVAHYLEEIIGPLRSTRNDALYFETLDVFFKNNKNVRATADTLYAHYNTIVYRLEKISTLLGIDLQDAEACLELQLALKLRFTHLFKGG from the coding sequence ATGAGCACCTTTCATAAAAGAGGACTAACGATTGAGCGCCTGCTTGAGCTTGAGCCTTTACATGGTGCTCAGTTAATAACGGGTGAACAAAATAAGCGAAACCGAATTTCAAGAATTAACATCATGGGTTCACCGGATATTGATCAATTTGTGCGTCCAGAAGAATTTGTTATGACAACAGGCTATTTGTTTAAGGACAATACCATTCATTTAAAGAAGCTGATCGATGCCCTTCACGACAGAGGGGTAACCGGAATGGGTATTAAAGTGGAGCGTTTTATTGATGTCATTCCAGAAGATCTTTTGAGCCGTGCGCGCGAGTTGTCTTTCCCAGTCATTGAAATCCGTCCACAAACCATATTTTCTGATGTCGTGAGGGTAGCAATGGAAGAAGTGTTTTATCAGGAATCTGAGCATCTAGTCACTTTGTATCATCGCGTACAAGTCTTTATGGATCAACTAAATCGTGATCATTCTTTACTTGATTTATTGGCAGGAATTGAACAGATGATTGGCAATCCAATTGTGGTACTGGATTTTGAGGAACAGCTTACTGCACCACTGTTTGAGCAAGTGTTAGAACCGAAAGAGTGTCTCCACCTTAACCATACGTTAGAAGCAAAAGCAGGCATTGGTAAAACAACGATTACGATTAGAGACGAATCGTTTCAATGTTACTGTGTGCCTCTTGTATCGGAAGGTCTTATTCACTTTGTTCCCTATATAGCATGTATTGAGACGAATGTTGATCTCACGGAAGTGGATTGTATGACACTAGATAAAGTGAGTTCAATGTTAAGTATCGAGCTGACCAATCAAACGGCTAGAAAACGAATTGAACAAAAATATTTAAACCAATTTGTTAAAGAATTAGTTGTTGGAGACATTGTTTCGGATTATGACATTGATCTACGCGCCCATTCATTCGATTTAGATTTAAAAGATAAGTGGTTCCAAACCGTTATTTTAGATCTGGAAGGAGGAGTATTTTCTGATGTTACGGCATTTCAACTTTTCTTGAAGAAAATGACAATGCAGTCACACGGTCAAGTAGTAGGAACATCATTAGATAAGGCGTTTGTCATGCTGCTATGTGTGAAACAAAAAGCAAGCATACCGAACATGCTTCAGATCATCGAAACGGCTGTTAACCGAATCGTCAAGAAAGACGGTCAACGCCCCCTTTATCAACTTTACGGGGGAAGAGCTGTTCAAGACATTGCTCACATTAAGCAAAGCTTTAATGAAGCTTATCATGTAAAGACCATCGCAAAACATAATCAGTTAACAGCGCCTGTAGTGAACTATGACGATTTACATGTCTATCAGCTCCTATACCATTTACCACAAACGCCTGAAGTCGCTCATTATCTTGAAGAAATAATTGGTCCATTACGAAGCACAAGAAATGATGCCCTTTATTTCGAAACATTAGATGTTTTTTTTAAGAATAACAAGAATGTTCGCGCCACTGCTGACACCTTATATGCTCACTACAATACGATTGTGTACCGTTTGGAGAAAATTTCAACATTACTTGGAATCGATTTGCAAGATGCAGAAGCATGCTTAGAACTTCAGCTAGCTTTAAAACTTCGATTTACTCATTTATTTAAAGGAGGATGA
- a CDS encoding ABC transporter substrate-binding protein, giving the protein MKRFIPYTVAGCFLGLLAGCGNEGGSSLANPTVNADTGEIGEPEVEDITLRLNWRFKGEFAPFYVAQEKGFFEEYGLNVDVLEGNGSTSVMQTVAQGQDDLGITSTVEPAQGVEEGMPITMIATYMNSSPIMIASHPDAPVETPTDLEGKSIAMAIASTFTNIFPRFLEEENVNASEVEAVQVEASARNGLFLGKEVDAVAIFSTNELPVFEKELGYELTSLYLSEYQFDLAGLTVIGNNQFLNDNPNTAARFLAAMDEAFRYTLEHIDEAVAISAERFPDAVDEEIVREQLTLLEEIAQFDSVPFGWIAEENIAETLTILEGSGLISDKQEAEAYFTNEFFQLD; this is encoded by the coding sequence ATGAAACGATTTATTCCTTATACAGTAGCAGGGTGCTTCCTAGGCTTACTGGCGGGTTGTGGAAATGAAGGAGGAAGCTCCTTAGCTAATCCAACGGTAAATGCTGACACAGGTGAAATTGGAGAGCCAGAGGTGGAAGATATTACGCTCCGCTTAAACTGGCGTTTTAAAGGGGAGTTTGCTCCTTTCTACGTTGCACAAGAAAAAGGTTTTTTTGAAGAATACGGGTTAAATGTCGACGTACTTGAAGGAAATGGCTCGACAAGTGTGATGCAAACAGTGGCTCAGGGTCAAGATGATTTAGGAATTACATCAACTGTTGAACCAGCTCAAGGAGTAGAAGAAGGGATGCCTATTACAATGATTGCAACGTACATGAATTCTTCTCCGATAATGATTGCTTCACACCCAGATGCCCCAGTGGAAACTCCGACAGATTTAGAAGGAAAATCAATCGCAATGGCCATTGCATCAACCTTTACGAATATTTTTCCGCGCTTTTTGGAAGAAGAGAATGTAAATGCCAGTGAAGTAGAGGCCGTGCAAGTGGAAGCTTCTGCTCGGAACGGTCTGTTCTTAGGAAAAGAAGTCGATGCTGTAGCGATCTTTTCAACAAATGAACTGCCGGTATTTGAGAAAGAACTGGGCTATGAATTGACTTCACTTTATTTAAGTGAGTATCAATTTGATTTAGCGGGATTAACAGTGATCGGCAATAATCAGTTTCTGAATGACAATCCAAATACGGCAGCGCGTTTTCTTGCAGCGATGGATGAGGCATTCCGTTATACATTGGAACATATAGACGAAGCTGTCGCCATATCTGCAGAGCGATTTCCAGATGCTGTTGACGAAGAGATCGTCAGAGAACAATTGACGTTGCTTGAAGAAATTGCTCAATTTGACTCAGTACCGTTTGGCTGGATAGCAGAAGAGAATATTGCTGAAACATTAACCATTTTAGAGGGCAGTGGGTTAATTTCAGACAAACAAGAAGCAGAAGCGTATTTTACGAATGAATTTTTCCAGCTTGATTAG
- the folE2 gene encoding GTP cyclohydrolase FolE2 has protein sequence MKIPLKAERHKLFGSVSPSVKTKATEKKHMQDIQNTHKDFLFDVHFVGVANVKQPIQIKSTSSPGIQTTVATFSIGAQLDRYAKGTNMSRLITGLEEFNGQHKTLSLESLKNLARSLADRLNQDMIDIHVAFPWFYSREAPTSLQSAYNHSEIEISLNYSKTLGFKTELTLTCLVTTLCPCSKEISEYSAHNQRGEVKMSVELCEDFDEAKIDWKNELLGAAESNASAKIHPILKRPDEKVVTEQAFENPRFVEDLVRLVAADLYEYDWVTAFKVTCQNQESIHLHDAVAKITYTKR, from the coding sequence ATGAAAATACCTTTGAAAGCAGAACGTCATAAGTTATTTGGTTCTGTTTCACCAAGCGTTAAAACCAAAGCAACTGAAAAAAAACATATGCAGGATATACAAAATACACATAAGGACTTTCTGTTCGACGTTCATTTTGTAGGGGTTGCCAATGTTAAACAACCTATACAAATAAAAAGCACATCAAGCCCAGGCATTCAAACAACCGTAGCTACTTTTTCAATAGGTGCACAATTAGATCGATATGCAAAAGGCACCAATATGAGTCGTTTGATAACAGGCCTTGAAGAATTCAATGGTCAACACAAAACCTTATCTCTTGAGTCACTAAAAAATCTAGCACGATCGTTAGCTGATCGTTTAAATCAAGACATGATTGATATTCACGTTGCTTTTCCATGGTTTTATTCAAGAGAGGCGCCGACCTCATTACAATCTGCTTATAATCATTCTGAGATCGAGATCTCGCTAAACTACTCTAAAACACTAGGGTTTAAAACAGAATTAACCCTAACATGCTTAGTAACGACTCTTTGCCCTTGTTCAAAAGAAATCAGTGAGTATAGCGCTCATAACCAGCGTGGGGAAGTAAAAATGAGTGTGGAACTATGTGAAGACTTTGACGAAGCCAAAATAGACTGGAAGAATGAATTGTTAGGAGCAGCGGAATCAAATGCTAGTGCGAAGATTCACCCCATTTTAAAGAGGCCAGACGAAAAAGTAGTCACGGAGCAAGCATTTGAGAATCCTCGCTTCGTTGAAGATTTAGTAAGACTTGTTGCTGCCGATCTTTATGAGTATGACTGGGTAACCGCCTTTAAGGTCACCTGTCAAAATCAAGAATCCATCCATCTTCATGATGCAGTCGCAAAAATTACATATACGAAGCGCTAA
- a CDS encoding ABC transporter ATP-binding protein: MTTSLELNHIGKVYQTRTGEVQALSHVHLSIAPRSFVSIVGPSGCGKSTVMRIIAGLEQPSTGSIKKNGANLENHRDDMAVVFQKDVLLAWRSVLDNVLFPIEIKHGKKQKKATVDKAMQLLKSVGLAGFEQKYPHELSGGMKQRVAICRALIQDPQLLLMDEPFGALDALTREQMMYDLLRLSDTYQFTTVFITHSIEEAVFLSDKVVVMSGRPGSIVKEIPSTLSRPRNGDTRKEPEFTGQVSTIRSIFQTQGILAEA, from the coding sequence ATGACTACGAGCCTTGAACTAAATCATATCGGTAAAGTGTATCAAACGAGAACAGGTGAAGTACAAGCGCTATCTCATGTGCATCTGTCGATTGCCCCTCGTTCGTTTGTTTCCATTGTTGGTCCGAGTGGTTGTGGGAAAAGCACAGTGATGCGTATTATCGCAGGCCTTGAACAACCGTCAACAGGATCCATTAAAAAGAATGGAGCAAATCTTGAAAACCATCGTGACGATATGGCGGTCGTATTCCAAAAAGATGTCTTGTTAGCTTGGCGATCGGTTCTTGATAACGTGTTGTTTCCAATTGAAATCAAGCATGGGAAGAAACAAAAAAAAGCAACTGTTGATAAAGCCATGCAGCTACTGAAAAGCGTCGGGTTAGCAGGGTTTGAACAGAAATATCCGCATGAGTTATCGGGTGGAATGAAACAGCGAGTAGCGATTTGTCGGGCACTTATTCAAGATCCACAGCTATTGCTAATGGATGAACCCTTTGGTGCTCTTGATGCATTAACACGAGAGCAAATGATGTACGATTTGTTGCGCTTGTCCGATACGTATCAATTTACAACCGTTTTTATTACCCACAGCATTGAGGAAGCTGTGTTTCTATCAGATAAAGTGGTTGTGATGTCTGGACGACCGGGTTCCATTGTAAAAGAAATTCCATCTACACTTTCTCGTCCACGGAATGGTGATACAAGAAAAGAGCCTGAATTTACTGGACAGGTATCCACCATCCGATCCATTTTCCAAACGCAGGGCATTTTGGCGGAAGCTTAA
- a CDS encoding amidohydrolase family protein gives MKTIQTGWKNYHAHLDKGFLIPPNRYEDAPASVRAEWTRDAKVMMTKQDMKRAANQALEKMIAHGTTYVRTHVDVDPLVELRGIEAMLEVQQEWKDRVVLDIIAFNQEGFDRFPETKLLLEEALKLDVNGIGGHTSMDKDAKAHIHNIFALAEKKNLNWIEFHTDETGNPQDFNLPYLADITNRLGYKQKVTAIHCCSLANVEDELAKQTIEKVADAGMTVTTCPTAIATRKLTRVKELAKAGVPIQVGSDNLRDYFNPLGSGNMLQYGQLLAYVQRFYEKEEIEQLLSWLSANPMNQQVALAIEGLNRNVAYEVDRLSDLLADVPVITSTEKTIYS, from the coding sequence ATGAAGACCATTCAAACAGGCTGGAAAAACTATCATGCCCATCTTGATAAAGGCTTTCTTATTCCACCGAATCGGTACGAAGATGCACCTGCCTCAGTAAGGGCGGAGTGGACACGTGACGCAAAGGTGATGATGACGAAGCAAGATATGAAACGAGCGGCAAATCAAGCGCTAGAAAAAATGATCGCACACGGCACTACGTACGTGCGAACCCATGTAGATGTCGATCCGTTAGTTGAGCTTCGAGGGATTGAGGCGATGCTAGAAGTACAGCAAGAATGGAAGGATCGAGTGGTTCTCGACATTATTGCATTTAACCAAGAAGGATTTGATCGCTTTCCTGAAACAAAGTTGTTGCTAGAAGAAGCGCTTAAGCTAGATGTGAATGGCATAGGCGGCCATACGAGCATGGATAAGGATGCAAAAGCTCATATTCATAACATTTTTGCACTAGCAGAGAAGAAGAATCTTAATTGGATAGAATTCCACACTGATGAAACAGGCAATCCGCAAGATTTTAATCTTCCCTATTTAGCAGATATTACGAACCGCCTCGGCTATAAACAGAAGGTGACAGCTATACATTGTTGTTCGCTTGCAAATGTAGAAGATGAGCTCGCTAAACAAACGATTGAAAAGGTAGCGGATGCTGGTATGACGGTGACCACTTGCCCAACGGCTATTGCGACTAGGAAATTGACAAGAGTAAAGGAGTTGGCAAAAGCAGGTGTACCCATACAGGTTGGTTCTGACAATCTACGAGACTACTTTAATCCTTTAGGAAGCGGGAATATGTTGCAATACGGCCAATTGCTTGCTTATGTTCAGCGTTTCTACGAAAAAGAAGAAATCGAACAGTTGCTATCTTGGTTAAGCGCTAATCCAATGAATCAACAGGTAGCGCTAGCGATTGAGGGGCTTAATCGGAACGTGGCTTACGAGGTGGACCGCCTCAGTGATTTGCTCGCAGATGTGCCAGTGATTACGTCAACGGAAAAAACGATTTACTCATGA
- a CDS encoding ABC transporter permease, protein MQSKTETTWMKQAKPKSVKRIQVPHSLWAGFTLIGFFLVWQLATMLLAIPQYLLPSPISIFTRVLSESQLLLSHALTTLAEVGLGFALSLSIGIPLAIAIVYSRYLANALYPILIAIQCIPMVSIAPILVIWFGYGLTTKILLACLISFFPIVINAVTGFRSLDKDMHDLGRSIGISEWKNFFYLRLPNALPHLFGGIKVGVTLAVVGAVVGEFVASERGLGYLQLTANARLDTPLVFATLFTLALIGMLLFGAVQLLERWIMPWYSANKAGSER, encoded by the coding sequence ATGCAATCAAAAACAGAGACAACGTGGATGAAACAAGCAAAACCAAAAAGCGTCAAACGTATTCAAGTACCACATTCATTGTGGGCAGGATTTACATTAATCGGTTTCTTCCTTGTTTGGCAGTTAGCAACGATGCTGTTAGCCATTCCCCAATACTTACTGCCATCGCCAATAAGTATCTTCACGCGTGTGCTAAGCGAATCACAATTATTACTCTCTCATGCGCTGACAACACTTGCAGAAGTAGGATTAGGCTTTGCACTAAGTCTATCTATTGGCATTCCTCTCGCCATTGCAATTGTGTACTCTCGTTATTTGGCAAACGCCCTATACCCAATTTTGATTGCGATTCAATGTATTCCTATGGTATCGATTGCGCCTATTCTTGTCATCTGGTTTGGCTATGGGTTAACGACAAAAATTTTGCTCGCTTGTCTAATCTCTTTTTTTCCTATTGTCATAAATGCTGTAACTGGCTTTCGTTCATTAGATAAAGACATGCATGATCTCGGACGGTCAATTGGCATTTCAGAGTGGAAAAATTTCTTCTATTTACGATTACCGAATGCTCTTCCTCATCTATTCGGAGGAATAAAAGTAGGCGTCACATTAGCCGTTGTGGGAGCCGTTGTCGGGGAGTTTGTCGCTTCGGAACGGGGTCTTGGTTATTTGCAACTCACTGCAAACGCAAGACTTGATACACCCCTTGTGTTTGCGACATTATTTACCCTTGCGCTTATAGGAATGTTGTTGTTCGGAGCAGTTCAATTACTTGAAAGATGGATAATGCCTTGGTATAGCGCCAATAAAGCGGGGAGTGAGCGGTAA
- a CDS encoding amidase has product MMESRAFIQRGWSVKENKREGSLHTYTFAVKDVFDIQGHTSSAGNPDWLATHETATTYAPAIKQLLHEGATLVGTTLTDELMFSLNGENVHYGTPINPVANDRIPGGSSSGSAVAVADGSVDFALGTDTAGSVRIPASYCGIYGFRPTHNAVSIEGVIPLAARFDTVGWFARSASLLENVGNVLLPKSDKQPTAFSTVYVPEEALQLVQPQVAEAFLAALKAMVGELTIVSIRLTTDRLDTYMETFRTLQGYQIWQTHREWIETQQPTFADDIATRFRWTSTITIEEQRRAEEQALIIKSQLQERLKNGGLLAIPTSPDVAPLVGTDPSDLEVHRTNTFKLTAISGLAESPQVTMPRLTVHGLPVGLSFLAHKHNDLALLQFARSVQEKEEVLL; this is encoded by the coding sequence ATGATGGAATCACGAGCATTTATACAAAGAGGTTGGAGCGTGAAGGAGAACAAAAGGGAAGGAAGTTTACATACGTATACATTTGCTGTGAAGGATGTGTTTGATATTCAAGGGCACACGTCTAGTGCTGGGAATCCTGACTGGCTTGCTACGCATGAAACTGCTACCACCTATGCCCCGGCTATTAAGCAACTCTTACATGAAGGGGCAACCCTTGTTGGTACAACGTTAACAGATGAATTAATGTTTAGTTTAAATGGAGAAAACGTTCATTATGGAACGCCAATTAATCCTGTGGCAAACGACCGTATACCAGGGGGATCTTCTAGTGGATCGGCTGTTGCTGTAGCAGACGGTTCCGTTGATTTTGCTCTTGGTACAGATACAGCTGGTTCGGTTCGTATTCCGGCAAGCTATTGTGGTATTTATGGTTTTCGGCCTACTCATAACGCTGTCTCGATAGAAGGTGTTATTCCACTTGCTGCTCGTTTTGATACAGTTGGATGGTTTGCACGCTCTGCCTCTTTGCTAGAAAACGTAGGAAACGTCCTGTTACCAAAAAGTGATAAACAGCCAACGGCCTTTTCAACCGTATATGTACCTGAAGAAGCATTACAACTTGTGCAGCCTCAAGTGGCAGAAGCCTTCTTAGCAGCGTTAAAAGCAATGGTAGGAGAGTTAACCATTGTCTCAATTCGTTTAACAACAGATCGGCTAGACACTTACATGGAGACTTTTCGCACGTTGCAAGGCTACCAAATATGGCAAACACATAGGGAATGGATCGAAACGCAGCAGCCAACATTTGCAGATGACATTGCTACTCGATTTCGGTGGACTAGTACGATAACGATAGAAGAGCAAAGGCGTGCAGAAGAGCAAGCCCTCATCATTAAATCCCAGCTACAAGAACGATTAAAAAACGGTGGTTTGTTAGCAATTCCAACTTCACCAGATGTGGCGCCGCTGGTTGGGACAGACCCGAGCGACCTAGAAGTGCATCGGACGAATACATTTAAACTGACGGCTATTAGTGGGTTGGCTGAAAGTCCACAAGTAACAATGCCGCGCTTAACCGTTCATGGCTTACCAGTAGGTCTGTCTTTTCTAGCACACAAGCACAATGATTTGGCACTTTTGCAATTTGCACGAAGCGTACAAGAAAAAGAAGAGGTGTTGTTATGA
- a CDS encoding glycoside hydrolase family 16 protein — protein MKKVIGALSMAACATLFATSYASAEETQGEPSIEQEGWNLVWSDEFDGNSLDPSKWRHDIGNGQPNLPGWGNEELQYYSDDPKNVRVQNGELIIEAHQESVSDQYGTYGYTSGKVLTEGRFSQTYGRFEARMRLPAGQGFWPAFWMMPENDRYGGWAASGEIDIMENAGGSPYKIGGAIHYGGPWPENQFQAGDYYFPAGTDATGYHEYAVEWEPGEIRWYVDGNHYQTINDWYSTGGSYPAPFDQDFHLILNLAVGGWYGGNPDGSTPFPSSMAVDYVRVYER, from the coding sequence ATGAAGAAAGTAATTGGAGCACTATCGATGGCTGCATGCGCCACTTTGTTCGCAACTTCATATGCTAGTGCAGAAGAGACTCAAGGTGAACCATCCATTGAACAAGAAGGTTGGAACTTAGTATGGAGTGATGAATTTGACGGAAATTCTCTTGATCCGTCTAAATGGCGGCATGATATCGGCAATGGACAGCCGAATTTGCCTGGCTGGGGAAATGAAGAACTTCAGTACTATAGTGATGATCCGAAGAACGTTCGTGTGCAAAATGGAGAATTAATCATTGAAGCACACCAAGAATCGGTTTCTGATCAATATGGAACATACGGGTATACATCTGGAAAAGTATTAACGGAAGGTCGCTTTAGTCAAACCTATGGTCGATTTGAAGCGCGAATGCGTTTACCGGCTGGACAAGGGTTCTGGCCAGCTTTTTGGATGATGCCTGAAAATGACCGGTATGGTGGGTGGGCAGCGTCTGGCGAAATTGATATTATGGAAAACGCAGGGGGATCGCCTTACAAAATAGGCGGCGCTATTCATTACGGTGGTCCTTGGCCAGAGAATCAATTCCAAGCTGGTGATTACTATTTTCCTGCTGGTACTGATGCGACAGGTTACCACGAATATGCAGTAGAGTGGGAGCCAGGAGAAATTCGTTGGTATGTTGACGGAAATCACTATCAAACGATTAACGACTGGTACTCTACCGGCGGATCTTACCCTGCTCCATTTGATCAAGATTTCCATTTAATTCTCAACCTAGCTGTTGGTGGCTGGTATGGTGGGAACCCAGACGGTTCAACGCCTTTTCCATCCTCTATGGCAGTTGATTATGTGCGCGTATATGAGCGGTAA